The Sulfurospirillum halorespirans DSM 13726 genome has a window encoding:
- the motB gene encoding flagellar motor protein MotB, producing MGKKCKKVVCEAGEKWAVPFSDFFSLLLALFIALFAIASTNTEKMKALKEEFVKIYDYSAKPEEATPVMNMAVKSGEASKDQDKDKGNAGGSSAQLEEIARLAQMIEKMNIGEGSLEQKIDGAIIKLPTKMLFAQGSAEIINSDSMLFLKRVSDIIAMLPKNVEVIVKGYTDTTALPSGSKFQDNLELSTARANAVIRVLVRNGIAKDRLSSAGYGETKPLASNDTAEGREKNGRVEFTMRISGPDNAAKKSILDTLNTINKKIE from the coding sequence GTGGGTAAAAAATGTAAAAAAGTAGTCTGTGAAGCCGGTGAAAAATGGGCAGTACCTTTCTCTGACTTTTTCAGTCTTTTACTCGCTCTTTTCATTGCCCTCTTTGCCATTGCTTCAACCAATACCGAAAAGATGAAAGCTCTCAAAGAAGAGTTCGTCAAAATCTACGACTACAGTGCTAAGCCTGAAGAGGCAACCCCTGTTATGAATATGGCAGTTAAATCAGGAGAAGCGTCAAAAGATCAAGATAAAGACAAAGGCAATGCGGGGGGAAGTTCTGCTCAACTTGAAGAGATTGCAAGATTGGCTCAAATGATTGAAAAAATGAACATCGGCGAGGGCTCTTTGGAGCAAAAAATCGATGGTGCCATCATCAAACTTCCGACAAAAATGCTTTTTGCACAAGGTTCTGCTGAAATTATCAACAGTGATTCCATGCTTTTCTTAAAACGTGTCTCCGACATTATCGCGATGCTTCCTAAAAATGTTGAAGTGATCGTCAAAGGGTACACCGATACAACTGCACTTCCAAGTGGTTCTAAATTTCAAGACAATTTAGAACTTTCAACGGCTCGTGCAAATGCAGTCATTCGCGTTCTTGTTCGCAATGGCATTGCCAAAGATCGCTTAAGCTCCGCAGGTTATGGAGAGACAAAACCACTTGCAAGCAATGACACGGCAGAAGGTCGTGAAAAAAATGGACGCGTTGAGTTTACCATGCGCATCTCAGGCCCTGATAACGCTGCTAAAAAGTCTATTTTAGACACACTCAATACGATTAATAAAAAAATAGAGTAG
- a CDS encoding HD domain-containing phosphohydrolase, producing MNTFSIIEQEIVEMFTTIIEEKDAYTAGHSKRVAMYSTKIAEAMGCSDDEQSRVYQAGLLHDIGKLLTPESILLKPRKFNRTEYAIIKNHSTDGEKMLSFISAFKPYMPLVRHHHEYFDGTGYPDGLKGDCIPFLSRIIAIADAFDAMTTNRIYKPRKSIASAIKELQKCSGTQFDPLIVGIAVKVFSTYQELVFIHQLPETGVQEERFAYFYKDTLTSAYSGEYLSYFLHNNHTSKRFRCCYFIQLHHVHTYNQNFGWKLGDKLLSEVALRLKILFHTPFIFRIFGDDFVVLNALHVEIDEAQVKEKISVGFNGIDVSMKHFALKDFSLDAWENFENFLTHSQPCSIEDHYNKHN from the coding sequence GTGAATACTTTTTCGATCATTGAGCAAGAAATTGTGGAGATGTTTACAACCATTATTGAGGAAAAAGATGCCTATACTGCGGGTCATTCCAAACGTGTGGCAATGTATAGTACCAAAATTGCTGAAGCGATGGGGTGTAGTGACGATGAACAAAGCAGAGTTTATCAAGCAGGACTGTTACATGATATTGGAAAACTTCTAACGCCAGAATCCATTTTACTTAAACCTCGGAAATTCAATCGTACTGAGTATGCTATCATTAAAAATCATTCTACTGATGGTGAAAAAATGCTCAGTTTTATCTCTGCTTTTAAACCGTATATGCCTCTTGTGCGCCACCATCATGAATATTTTGACGGAACAGGGTATCCAGATGGTCTCAAAGGCGATTGCATCCCTTTTCTCTCACGCATTATTGCGATTGCTGATGCTTTTGATGCAATGACAACGAACCGTATTTACAAGCCACGTAAGAGTATCGCTAGTGCTATTAAAGAGTTGCAAAAGTGCAGTGGAACACAGTTTGATCCTTTGATCGTGGGAATTGCCGTCAAAGTTTTTAGTACCTACCAAGAGCTTGTATTTATTCATCAATTACCTGAAACAGGTGTTCAAGAAGAGCGATTTGCCTATTTTTACAAAGACACATTGACCTCTGCTTACAGCGGAGAGTATCTTAGCTATTTTTTACATAACAATCATACTAGTAAACGCTTTCGGTGTTGCTATTTTATTCAACTCCATCATGTTCACACATACAATCAAAATTTTGGTTGGAAGTTAGGCGATAAACTGCTAAGCGAAGTTGCTCTTCGCTTAAAAATACTCTTTCATACGCCTTTTATATTTCGAATTTTCGGTGATGACTTTGTGGTGCTCAATGCTTTACATGTAGAAATTGATGAAGCGCAAGTCAAAGAGAAAATTAGCGTTGGCTTTAATGGTATTGATGTCAGTATGAAGCATTTTGCCTTAAAAGATTTTAGTTTAGACGCTTGGGAAAATTTTGAAAACTTTCTAACGCACTCACAACCATGCTCCATTGAAGATCATTATAATAAGCATAATTAA
- a CDS encoding MBL fold metallo-hydrolase → MKFEFLGTADTGGIPLHQCHCAICEAARVEGVSNRSTSAYLELDDGSVILFDAGYDLLCETFNTTKIRAVFLTHFHADHCLGLLRLRKSVDSITCYIPSDEHGFGDLFLHKDSIDYLVLEPFSSIEIEGVKIVAVPLFHSKPTHGYVIFTCKGVVAYLTDCESIPEQSLAYLKAQNIDYLFIDAAYTPWFESKKHLNWESAGAYIDEVSPKKGYLIHASCKTLLPLHVKKIRLKYPYIEKGFAIEV, encoded by the coding sequence TTGAAATTTGAATTTTTAGGAACCGCCGATACGGGTGGCATTCCACTGCATCAGTGTCATTGTGCAATTTGTGAAGCTGCACGTGTTGAAGGGGTGAGCAATCGTTCGACGAGTGCTTATTTAGAGCTAGACGATGGCAGTGTCATTTTGTTTGACGCAGGGTATGATCTTTTGTGTGAAACGTTTAATACGACGAAGATTCGCGCAGTTTTTCTGACCCATTTTCATGCCGATCACTGCTTGGGATTGCTTCGTTTACGAAAGTCAGTGGATTCGATTACATGCTACATTCCTAGCGACGAACACGGGTTTGGCGATCTTTTTCTGCATAAAGATTCCATTGATTACCTCGTGCTTGAACCCTTTTCGTCCATTGAGATTGAGGGCGTTAAAATTGTTGCAGTACCGCTCTTTCACTCAAAGCCAACGCATGGTTACGTGATCTTTACATGTAAAGGTGTTGTGGCGTATTTGACCGATTGTGAGAGCATTCCTGAGCAATCGCTTGCCTATTTGAAAGCACAAAACATCGATTATCTTTTTATAGACGCAGCGTATACACCGTGGTTTGAGTCGAAAAAACATCTGAATTGGGAGAGTGCTGGGGCATATATTGACGAGGTTTCCCCTAAGAAAGGCTATCTGATTCACGCGAGTTGTAAAACCTTACTTCCTTTACATGTAAAAAAAATAAGGCTGAAATACCCTTACATTGAAAAGGGTTTTGCTATCGAGGTGTGA
- a CDS encoding ABC-F family ATP-binding cassette domain-containing protein gives MIQVTNLSKHFGAQTLFEPISFMLTKGNKIGFVGRNGSGKSTLFKILLGEEEADSGDILIPKNYTIGALRQHIEFTHKTVRAECASALQGDEVFDVYKIEKMLFGLGFSQEDLDKDPMSFSGGYQIRLNLVKLLATNPSLLLLDEPTNYLDIVSMRWLQTFLREFKGEIILITHDRDFMDAVTTHTMGLRRKSLMMIEGNSHKYYAKLEEDDERYLKTKANLDKKRAELEDFVTRQKARASKAVMAQSKAKQLEKMGEMDDLEEESNLSFSFNYKKTPAKIVLDAHDVRFGYDPEHPLFQNLSFKLEKGKCLAIIGKNGKGKSTLLNVLAGELQLQHGSLNYHPETAFAHFGQTNIQRLNLKNNVMDEIYEVDPLLGITKVRAICGGMMFSGKMAEKEINILSGGERSRVMLGKIIATPANLLFLDEPTNHLDMYSIDSLCEAIKSFEGSTILVTHSEMMLRELADALIIFHHDKAEFFDGNYDEFLEKIGWEEESESAPKKVVSNDYNESKKLRAKLIQERSFKLSPLKKQIEQCEATIMKLEEAMKTKNEALIACSSGNDIGELQRLSKELKNDEASLEKLYEQFECLHVNHDALFEAYETQLKNIQN, from the coding sequence ATGATTCAAGTCACTAATCTTTCCAAACACTTTGGGGCACAAACCCTTTTTGAACCTATCAGCTTTATGCTCACGAAAGGCAATAAAATAGGCTTTGTCGGACGCAATGGCTCTGGTAAATCCACCCTTTTTAAAATCCTTTTAGGCGAAGAAGAAGCCGATTCTGGCGATATTCTCATCCCAAAAAACTATACGATTGGCGCTCTTCGTCAGCATATCGAGTTTACCCATAAAACCGTACGCGCTGAGTGTGCTTCTGCGTTACAAGGCGATGAAGTCTTTGATGTCTACAAGATCGAGAAGATGCTTTTTGGTCTGGGCTTTTCCCAAGAAGATTTAGACAAAGATCCGATGAGTTTTTCGGGAGGCTATCAGATTCGTCTCAATCTTGTCAAACTGCTGGCAACCAACCCATCCTTACTTCTTCTCGATGAGCCGACCAACTACCTTGACATCGTCTCAATGCGCTGGCTTCAAACCTTTTTGAGGGAGTTTAAAGGCGAGATCATTCTCATCACCCACGATCGTGACTTTATGGACGCCGTTACCACGCACACAATGGGACTTCGTCGTAAAAGCTTGATGATGATTGAGGGAAACAGTCACAAGTACTATGCCAAACTCGAAGAGGACGATGAGCGTTACCTTAAAACCAAAGCCAATTTGGACAAGAAGCGTGCTGAACTCGAAGACTTCGTGACGCGCCAAAAAGCGCGCGCTTCCAAAGCGGTCATGGCACAAAGTAAAGCCAAACAGCTTGAAAAAATGGGCGAAATGGATGATCTTGAAGAAGAAAGCAATCTCTCATTTTCGTTTAACTACAAAAAAACACCTGCCAAAATCGTCCTCGATGCTCACGATGTCCGCTTTGGGTATGACCCCGAACATCCTTTGTTTCAAAACCTCTCATTTAAACTTGAAAAAGGCAAATGCCTTGCGATCATCGGTAAAAATGGTAAAGGAAAATCAACCCTTCTCAACGTTCTAGCAGGCGAACTACAACTGCAACACGGAAGCCTGAACTATCATCCTGAGACTGCGTTTGCACACTTTGGACAAACAAATATTCAACGACTCAATCTTAAAAATAACGTTATGGATGAAATTTACGAGGTTGACCCACTGCTAGGCATCACCAAAGTACGTGCCATTTGTGGTGGTATGATGTTCAGTGGCAAGATGGCAGAAAAAGAGATCAACATTCTCTCAGGAGGTGAGCGCAGTCGCGTCATGCTGGGTAAAATCATCGCGACACCTGCGAACCTTCTGTTTTTGGATGAGCCAACCAACCACCTTGATATGTACTCCATCGACTCCTTGTGTGAGGCGATCAAAAGCTTTGAGGGCTCCACCATTTTAGTCACCCACTCGGAGATGATGCTTCGAGAATTAGCCGACGCTCTCATCATCTTTCATCATGACAAAGCCGAGTTTTTTGATGGCAATTACGATGAATTTTTAGAGAAAATCGGTTGGGAAGAAGAGAGCGAAAGCGCTCCTAAAAAAGTAGTTTCCAATGATTACAATGAGAGTAAAAAGCTTCGTGCCAAACTCATCCAAGAACGAAGCTTTAAACTCTCCCCGCTTAAAAAACAGATCGAGCAGTGTGAAGCAACCATCATGAAGCTTGAAGAAGCAATGAAAACCAAAAATGAAGCCCTTATCGCGTGTTCATCGGGAAATGACATCGGTGAATTGCAACGCCTCTCCAAAGAGTTAAAAAATGATGAAGCGTCGCTTGAAAAACTCTACGAGCAGTTTGAATGCTTACATGTAAACCATGACGCGCTTTTTGAAGCGTATGAAACGCAATTGAAAAACATTCAAAATTAG
- a CDS encoding CZB domain-containing protein codes for MFDKEHKELSDHTNCRLGKWYAGVGKENFSATSAFKALDEPHKIVHGEINQAIKCVKEGTCLNDISVVINHFVKAEEASKTLFGLLNQMLNEKQKNA; via the coding sequence GTGTTTGATAAAGAGCACAAAGAGCTGAGTGATCATACCAATTGTCGTTTGGGTAAATGGTACGCAGGAGTTGGCAAAGAGAATTTTAGTGCGACATCTGCGTTTAAAGCGTTGGACGAACCGCATAAAATTGTTCATGGTGAGATCAACCAAGCGATCAAATGCGTTAAAGAGGGAACCTGTTTGAACGACATCAGTGTCGTGATAAACCATTTTGTTAAAGCCGAAGAGGCATCGAAAACGCTTTTTGGTTTGCTCAACCAAATGTTAAACGAAAAACAAAAAAACGCGTAG